The Lepus europaeus isolate LE1 chromosome 21, mLepTim1.pri, whole genome shotgun sequence genome has a window encoding:
- the ATXN2L gene encoding ataxin-2-like protein isoform X16: protein MLKPQPPQQTAQPQQPPPTQQAVARRPPGGTSPPNGGLPGPLAAAAAATPPGPPAAASPCLGPAAAAGTGLRRGAEGILAPQPPPPPQQPPHQERPGAGAIGSARGQSTGKGPPQSPVFEGVYNNSRMLHFLTAVVGSTCDVKVKNGTTYEGIFKTLSSKFELAVDAVHRKAAEPAGGPRREDIVDTMVFKPSDVMLVHFRNVDFNYATKDKFTDSAIAMNSKVNGEHKEKVLQRWEGGDSNSDDYDLESDMSNGWDPNEMFKFNEENYGVKTTYDSSLSSYTVPLEKDNSEEFRQRELRAAQLAREIESSPQYRLRIAMENDDGRTEEEKHSAVQRQSSGRESPSLASREGKYIPLPQRVREGPRGGVRCSSARGGRPGLSALPPRGPHHLDNSSPGPGSEARGINGGPSRMSPKAQRPLRGAKTLSSPSSRPSGEASVPSPPAALPFLPGGRMYPPRSPKSAAPAPISASCPEPPIGSAVATSSTSIPVTSSVADGGVGSISPASPKISLAPTDVKELSAKEPGWTLEPQELARITGKVPGLQNEQKRFQLEELRKFGAQFKLQPSSSPETSLDPFPPRILKEEAKGKEKEVDGLLTSEPLASPVSSKTESISDKEDKPPLVPAGGTEGPEQPPPPCPSQTGSPPVGLIKGDDKDEGPVAEQVKKSTLNPNAKEFNPTKPLLSVNKSTSTPTSPGPRTHSTPSIPVLTGQSGLYSPQYISYIPQIHMGPAVQAPQMYPYPVSNSVPGQQGKYRGAKGSLPPQRSDQHQPASAPPMMQAAAAAGPPLVAATPYSSYIPYNPQQFPGQPAMMQPMAHYPSQQPVFAPMLQSNPRMLTSGSHPQAIVSSSTPQYPSAEQPTPQALYATVHQSYPHHATQLHAHQPQPATTPTGSQPQSQHAAPSPVQHQAGQAPHLGSGQPQQNLYHPGALTGTPPSLPPGPSAQSPQSSFPQPAAVYAIHPHQQLPHGFTNMAHVTQAHVQTGITAAPPPHPGAPHPPQVMLLHPPQSHGGPPQGAVPQSGVPALSASTPSPYPYIGHPQAPLPPPGELKIVLAAT, encoded by the exons CCGGCCTCCCGGGGGCACCAGCCCTCCCAACGGCGGCCTGCCGGGGCCGctggctgccgccgccgccgcgacgCCGCCGGGGcctcccgccgccgcctccccctgCCTGGGGCCTGCGGCCGCTGCCGGCACCGGGCTCCGCCGGGGAGCTGAAGGCATCCTggcgccgcagccgccgccgccgccgcagcagcCGCCGCATCAAGAgaggccaggggccggcgccatcgGCAGCGCCAG gggacagagcacaggaaagggacCCCCACAGTCACCT GTGTTTGAAGGTGTCTATAACAATTCCAGAATGCTGCATTTCCTTACAGCTGTTGTG GGCTCCACTTGTGACGTAAAAGTGAAAAATGGCACCACCTATGAGGGTATCTTCAAGACACTGAGCTCAAAG TTTGAACTCGCTGTAGACGCTGTGCACCGGAAAGCAGCTGAGCCAGCAGGTGGCCCCCGTCGGGAAGATATTGTGGACACCATGGTGTTTAAGCCAAGTGATGTCATGCTCGTGCACTTCCGAAACGTTGACTTCAATTACGCTACTAAAG ACAAGTTCACCGATTCTGCCATTGCCATGAACTCGAAGGTGAACGGGGAACACAAAGAGAAGGTGCTTCAGCGCtgggaggggggcgacagcaacAGCGATGACTACGACCTGGAGTCAGACATG TCCAATGGATGGGACCCCAATGAAATGTTCAAGTTCAATGAGGAGAATTACGGTGTGAAGACGACCTACGATAGTAGTCTCTCTTCCTACAC GGTGCCCTTAGAAAAGGACAACTCTGAAGAGTTCCGTCAGCGGGAGCTGCGTGCAGCCCAGCTGGCACGGGAGATTGAGTCCAGCCCCCAGTACCGCCTGCGGATCGCCATGGAGAATGACGATGGGCGCACCGAAGAGGAGAAGCACAGTGCGGTCCAGCGGCAGAGCTCCGGGCGCGAGAGCCCCAGCTTGGCGTCCAG GGAAGGGAAGTACATCCCTCTGCCTCAGCGCGTTCGCGAGGGGCCCCGGGGAGGAGTGCGCTGTAGCAGCGCTCGGGGTGGCCGGCCCGGCCTGAGCGCTCTGCCGCCTCGTGGCCCTCACCATCTGGACAacagcagccctggcccaggctctgAGGCACGAGGCATCAACGGAG gcccTTCCCGCATGTCCCCTAAGGCACAGCGGCCCCTGCGAGGTGCAAAGACTCTGTCCTCGCCCAGCAGCAGGCCCTCTGGGGAAGCTTCTGTCCCGTCTCCCCCTGCAG ctctcccttttctcccaggGGGCCGGATGTACCCGCCACGCTCTCCCAAGTCTGCTGCACCTGCCCCGATCTCAGCTTCCTGTCCTGAGCCTCCCATCGGTTCGGCAGTGGCAACTTCTTCAACCTCCATCCCTGTGACCTCATCTGTCGCAGATGGTGGTGTGGGTTCCATTTCCCCAGCTTCTCCAAAGATCTCACTGGCCCCTACAGATG TAAAAGAACTGTCCGCCAAGGAACCCGGCTGGACTCTGGAGCCCCAGGAACTGGCCCGGATAACTGGGAAAG TCCCTGGCCTTCAGAATGAGCAGAAACGATTTCAGCTGGAAGAACTGAGGAAGTTTGGGGCCCAGTTTAAG cttcagcccagtAGCTCCCCGGAGACCAGCCTGGATCCTTTTCCTCCTCGGATCTTAAAGGAGGAGGccaaagggaaggaaaaggaggTCGATGGTCTGTTGACCTCAGAGCCCTTGGCGTCCCCGGTCTCCTCTAAGACAGAGTCCATATCGGATAAAGAGGACAAACCACCCCTGGTACCAGCTGGAGGCACCGAGGGGCCAGAGCAGCCCCCACCACCTTGTCCCAGCCAAACTGGCAGCCCCCCAGTGGGCCTCATCAAGGGAGATGACAAGGATGAGGGCCCTGTTGCTGA ACAAGTAAAGAAATCAACGTTGAACCCTAATGCCAAGGAGTTCAATCCTACAAAGCCTCTGCTATCTGTG AACAAATCCACCAGTACCCCAACTTCTCCAGGGCCCCGGACTCACTCAACTCCCTCCATCCCGGTGCTGACAGGCCAGAGCGGGCTCTACAGCCCCCAGTATATCTCCTACATACCTCAGATTCACATGGGACCAGCTGTGCAG GCGCCCCAGATGTATCCATATCCTGTATCCAATTCAGTGCCTGGGCAGCAGGGCAAGTACCGGGGAGCAAAAG GCTCTCTGCCCCCCCAGCGCTCGGACCAGCACCAGCCAGCCTCAGCCCCGCCCATGATGCAGGCTGCCGCCGCTGCCGGCCCACCCCTGGTGGCTGCCACACCATATTCTTCCTACATCCCCTACAACCCCCAGCAGTTCCCAGGCCAGCCTGCTATGATGCAGCCCATGGCCCACTACCCCTCACAG CAGCCCGTGTTTGCCCCCATGCTTCAAAGCAATCCACGCATGCTGACGTCGGGCAGCCACCCCCAGGCCATTGTGTCATCCTCCACCCCTCAGTACCCTTCTGCAGAGCAGCCCACCCCCCAAGCCCTTTATG CCACTGTTCACCAGTCCTATCCGCACCATGCCACGCAGCTCCACGCCCACCAGCCGCAGCCGGCAACCACGCCTACTGGGAGCCAGCCGCAGTCTCAGCATGCGGCCCCCAGTCCTGTCCAG CATCAGGCGGGGCAGGCCCCACACCTGGGCAGTGGACAGCCACAGCAGAATCTGTACCACCCAGGGGCCCTGACAGGCACGCCACCCTCTCTGCCACCGGGACCTTCTGCCCAGTCCCCTCAGAGCAGCTTCCCCCAGCCAGCCGCTGTGTATGCCATCCATCCCCACCAGCAGCTGCCCCACGGCTTCACCAACATGGCCCATGTTACCCAG GCCCATGTCCAAACTGGAATCacagcagccccgccccctcacccTGGGGCTCCCCACCCGCCCCAGGTGATGCTGCTGCACCCACCCCAGAGCCATGGGGGGCCCCCCCAAGGCGCGGTGCCCCAGAGTGGGGTGCCTGCACTCTCAGCTTCCACACCCTCACCCTACCCCTACATCGGACACCCCCAAG CTCCCCTTCCACCCCCCGGGGAACTGAAGATTGTCCTGGCCGCGACCTGA
- the ATXN2L gene encoding ataxin-2-like protein isoform X10 encodes MLKPQPPQQTAQPQQPPPTQQAVARRPPGGTSPPNGGLPGPLAAAAAATPPGPPAAASPCLGPAAAAGTGLRRGAEGILAPQPPPPPQQPPHQERPGAGAIGSARGQSTGKGPPQSPVFEGVYNNSRMLHFLTAVVGSTCDVKVKNGTTYEGIFKTLSSKFELAVDAVHRKAAEPAGGPRREDIVDTMVFKPSDVMLVHFRNVDFNYATKDKFTDSAIAMNSKVNGEHKEKVLQRWEGGDSNSDDYDLESDMSNGWDPNEMFKFNEENYGVKTTYDSSLSSYTVPLEKDNSEEFRQRELRAAQLAREIESSPQYRLRIAMENDDGRTEEEKHSAVQRQSSGRESPSLASREGKYIPLPQRVREGPRGGVRCSSARGGRPGLSALPPRGPHHLDNSSPGPGSEARGINGGPSRMSPKAQRPLRGAKTLSSPSSRPSGEASVPSPPAALPFLPGGRMYPPRSPKSAAPAPISASCPEPPIGSAVATSSTSIPVTSSVADGGVGSISPASPKISLAPTDVKELSAKEPGWTLEPQELARITGKVPGLQNEQKRFQLEELRKFGAQFKLQPSSSPETSLDPFPPRILKEEAKGKEKEVDGLLTSEPLASPVSSKTESISDKEDKPPLVPAGGTEGPEQPPPPCPSQTGSPPVGLIKGDDKDEGPVAEQVKKSTLNPNAKEFNPTKPLLSVNKSTSTPTSPGPRTHSTPSIPVLTGQSGLYSPQYISYIPQIHMGPAVQAPQMYPYPVSNSVPGQQGKYRGAKGSLPPQRSDQHQPASAPPMMQAAAAAGPPLVAATPYSSYIPYNPQQFPGQPAMMQPMAHYPSQQPVFAPMLQSNPRMLTSGSHPQAIVSSSTPQYPSAEQPTPQALYATVHQSYPHHATQLHAHQPQPATTPTGSQPQSQHAAPSPVQHQAGQAPHLGSGQPQQNLYHPGALTGTPPSLPPGPSAQSPQSSFPQPAAVYAIHPHQQLPHGFTNMAHVTQAHVQTGITAAPPPHPGAPHPPQVMLLHPPQSHGGPPQGAVPQSGVPALSASTPSPYPYIGHPQGEQPGQAPGFPGGADDRIPPLPPPGELKIVLAAT; translated from the exons CCGGCCTCCCGGGGGCACCAGCCCTCCCAACGGCGGCCTGCCGGGGCCGctggctgccgccgccgccgcgacgCCGCCGGGGcctcccgccgccgcctccccctgCCTGGGGCCTGCGGCCGCTGCCGGCACCGGGCTCCGCCGGGGAGCTGAAGGCATCCTggcgccgcagccgccgccgccgccgcagcagcCGCCGCATCAAGAgaggccaggggccggcgccatcgGCAGCGCCAG gggacagagcacaggaaagggacCCCCACAGTCACCT GTGTTTGAAGGTGTCTATAACAATTCCAGAATGCTGCATTTCCTTACAGCTGTTGTG GGCTCCACTTGTGACGTAAAAGTGAAAAATGGCACCACCTATGAGGGTATCTTCAAGACACTGAGCTCAAAG TTTGAACTCGCTGTAGACGCTGTGCACCGGAAAGCAGCTGAGCCAGCAGGTGGCCCCCGTCGGGAAGATATTGTGGACACCATGGTGTTTAAGCCAAGTGATGTCATGCTCGTGCACTTCCGAAACGTTGACTTCAATTACGCTACTAAAG ACAAGTTCACCGATTCTGCCATTGCCATGAACTCGAAGGTGAACGGGGAACACAAAGAGAAGGTGCTTCAGCGCtgggaggggggcgacagcaacAGCGATGACTACGACCTGGAGTCAGACATG TCCAATGGATGGGACCCCAATGAAATGTTCAAGTTCAATGAGGAGAATTACGGTGTGAAGACGACCTACGATAGTAGTCTCTCTTCCTACAC GGTGCCCTTAGAAAAGGACAACTCTGAAGAGTTCCGTCAGCGGGAGCTGCGTGCAGCCCAGCTGGCACGGGAGATTGAGTCCAGCCCCCAGTACCGCCTGCGGATCGCCATGGAGAATGACGATGGGCGCACCGAAGAGGAGAAGCACAGTGCGGTCCAGCGGCAGAGCTCCGGGCGCGAGAGCCCCAGCTTGGCGTCCAG GGAAGGGAAGTACATCCCTCTGCCTCAGCGCGTTCGCGAGGGGCCCCGGGGAGGAGTGCGCTGTAGCAGCGCTCGGGGTGGCCGGCCCGGCCTGAGCGCTCTGCCGCCTCGTGGCCCTCACCATCTGGACAacagcagccctggcccaggctctgAGGCACGAGGCATCAACGGAG gcccTTCCCGCATGTCCCCTAAGGCACAGCGGCCCCTGCGAGGTGCAAAGACTCTGTCCTCGCCCAGCAGCAGGCCCTCTGGGGAAGCTTCTGTCCCGTCTCCCCCTGCAG ctctcccttttctcccaggGGGCCGGATGTACCCGCCACGCTCTCCCAAGTCTGCTGCACCTGCCCCGATCTCAGCTTCCTGTCCTGAGCCTCCCATCGGTTCGGCAGTGGCAACTTCTTCAACCTCCATCCCTGTGACCTCATCTGTCGCAGATGGTGGTGTGGGTTCCATTTCCCCAGCTTCTCCAAAGATCTCACTGGCCCCTACAGATG TAAAAGAACTGTCCGCCAAGGAACCCGGCTGGACTCTGGAGCCCCAGGAACTGGCCCGGATAACTGGGAAAG TCCCTGGCCTTCAGAATGAGCAGAAACGATTTCAGCTGGAAGAACTGAGGAAGTTTGGGGCCCAGTTTAAG cttcagcccagtAGCTCCCCGGAGACCAGCCTGGATCCTTTTCCTCCTCGGATCTTAAAGGAGGAGGccaaagggaaggaaaaggaggTCGATGGTCTGTTGACCTCAGAGCCCTTGGCGTCCCCGGTCTCCTCTAAGACAGAGTCCATATCGGATAAAGAGGACAAACCACCCCTGGTACCAGCTGGAGGCACCGAGGGGCCAGAGCAGCCCCCACCACCTTGTCCCAGCCAAACTGGCAGCCCCCCAGTGGGCCTCATCAAGGGAGATGACAAGGATGAGGGCCCTGTTGCTGA ACAAGTAAAGAAATCAACGTTGAACCCTAATGCCAAGGAGTTCAATCCTACAAAGCCTCTGCTATCTGTG AACAAATCCACCAGTACCCCAACTTCTCCAGGGCCCCGGACTCACTCAACTCCCTCCATCCCGGTGCTGACAGGCCAGAGCGGGCTCTACAGCCCCCAGTATATCTCCTACATACCTCAGATTCACATGGGACCAGCTGTGCAG GCGCCCCAGATGTATCCATATCCTGTATCCAATTCAGTGCCTGGGCAGCAGGGCAAGTACCGGGGAGCAAAAG GCTCTCTGCCCCCCCAGCGCTCGGACCAGCACCAGCCAGCCTCAGCCCCGCCCATGATGCAGGCTGCCGCCGCTGCCGGCCCACCCCTGGTGGCTGCCACACCATATTCTTCCTACATCCCCTACAACCCCCAGCAGTTCCCAGGCCAGCCTGCTATGATGCAGCCCATGGCCCACTACCCCTCACAG CAGCCCGTGTTTGCCCCCATGCTTCAAAGCAATCCACGCATGCTGACGTCGGGCAGCCACCCCCAGGCCATTGTGTCATCCTCCACCCCTCAGTACCCTTCTGCAGAGCAGCCCACCCCCCAAGCCCTTTATG CCACTGTTCACCAGTCCTATCCGCACCATGCCACGCAGCTCCACGCCCACCAGCCGCAGCCGGCAACCACGCCTACTGGGAGCCAGCCGCAGTCTCAGCATGCGGCCCCCAGTCCTGTCCAG CATCAGGCGGGGCAGGCCCCACACCTGGGCAGTGGACAGCCACAGCAGAATCTGTACCACCCAGGGGCCCTGACAGGCACGCCACCCTCTCTGCCACCGGGACCTTCTGCCCAGTCCCCTCAGAGCAGCTTCCCCCAGCCAGCCGCTGTGTATGCCATCCATCCCCACCAGCAGCTGCCCCACGGCTTCACCAACATGGCCCATGTTACCCAG GCCCATGTCCAAACTGGAATCacagcagccccgccccctcacccTGGGGCTCCCCACCCGCCCCAGGTGATGCTGCTGCACCCACCCCAGAGCCATGGGGGGCCCCCCCAAGGCGCGGTGCCCCAGAGTGGGGTGCCTGCACTCTCAGCTTCCACACCCTCACCCTACCCCTACATCGGACACCCCCAAGGTGAGCAGCCTGGCCAGGCGCCTGGATTTCCAGGAGGAGCCGATGACAGGATTC CTCCCCTTCCACCCCCCGGGGAACTGAAGATTGTCCTGGCCGCGACCTGA
- the ATXN2L gene encoding ataxin-2-like protein isoform X12, giving the protein MLKPQPPQQTAQPQQPPPTQQAVARRPPGGTSPPNGGLPGPLAAAAAATPPGPPAAASPCLGPAAAAGTGLRRGAEGILAPQPPPPPQQPPHQERPGAGAIGSARGQSTGKGPPQSPVFEGVYNNSRMLHFLTAVVGSTCDVKVKNGTTYEGIFKTLSSKFELAVDAVHRKAAEPAGGPRREDIVDTMVFKPSDVMLVHFRNVDFNYATKDKFTDSAIAMNSKVNGEHKEKVLQRWEGGDSNSDDYDLESDMSNGWDPNEMFKFNEENYGVKTTYDSSLSSYTVPLEKDNSEEFRQRELRAAQLAREIESSPQYRLRIAMENDDGRTEEEKHSAVQRQSSGRESPSLASREGKYIPLPQRVREGPRGGVRCSSARGGRPGLSALPPRGPHHLDNSSPGPGSEARGINGGPSRMSPKAQRPLRGAKTLSSPSSRPSGEASVPSPPAALPFLPGGRMYPPRSPKSAAPAPISASCPEPPIGSAVATSSTSIPVTSSVADGGVGSISPASPKISLAPTDVKELSAKEPGWTLEPQELARITGKVPGLQNEQKRFQLEELRKFGAQFKLQPSSSPETSLDPFPPRILKEEAKGKEKEVDGLLTSEPLASPVSSKTESISDKEDKPPLVPAGGTEGPEQPPPPCPSQTGSPPVGLIKGDDKDEGPVAEQVKKSTLNPNAKEFNPTKPLLSVNKSTSTPTSPGPRTHSTPSIPVLTGQSGLYSPQYISYIPQIHMGPAVQAPQMYPYPVSNSVPGQQGKYRGAKGSLPPQRSDQHQPASAPPMMQAAAAAGPPLVAATPYSSYIPYNPQQFPGQPAMMQPMAHYPSQPVFAPMLQSNPRMLTSGSHPQAIVSSSTPQYPSAEQPTPQALYATVHQSYPHHATQLHAHQPQPATTPTGSQPQSQHAAPSPVQHQAGQAPHLGSGQPQQNLYHPGALTGTPPSLPPGPSAQSPQSSFPQPAAVYAIHPHQQLPHGFTNMAHVTQAHVQTGITAAPPPHPGAPHPPQVMLLHPPQSHGGPPQGAVPQSGVPALSASTPSPYPYIGHPQGEQPGQAPGFPGGADDRIPPLPPPGELKIVLAAT; this is encoded by the exons CCGGCCTCCCGGGGGCACCAGCCCTCCCAACGGCGGCCTGCCGGGGCCGctggctgccgccgccgccgcgacgCCGCCGGGGcctcccgccgccgcctccccctgCCTGGGGCCTGCGGCCGCTGCCGGCACCGGGCTCCGCCGGGGAGCTGAAGGCATCCTggcgccgcagccgccgccgccgccgcagcagcCGCCGCATCAAGAgaggccaggggccggcgccatcgGCAGCGCCAG gggacagagcacaggaaagggacCCCCACAGTCACCT GTGTTTGAAGGTGTCTATAACAATTCCAGAATGCTGCATTTCCTTACAGCTGTTGTG GGCTCCACTTGTGACGTAAAAGTGAAAAATGGCACCACCTATGAGGGTATCTTCAAGACACTGAGCTCAAAG TTTGAACTCGCTGTAGACGCTGTGCACCGGAAAGCAGCTGAGCCAGCAGGTGGCCCCCGTCGGGAAGATATTGTGGACACCATGGTGTTTAAGCCAAGTGATGTCATGCTCGTGCACTTCCGAAACGTTGACTTCAATTACGCTACTAAAG ACAAGTTCACCGATTCTGCCATTGCCATGAACTCGAAGGTGAACGGGGAACACAAAGAGAAGGTGCTTCAGCGCtgggaggggggcgacagcaacAGCGATGACTACGACCTGGAGTCAGACATG TCCAATGGATGGGACCCCAATGAAATGTTCAAGTTCAATGAGGAGAATTACGGTGTGAAGACGACCTACGATAGTAGTCTCTCTTCCTACAC GGTGCCCTTAGAAAAGGACAACTCTGAAGAGTTCCGTCAGCGGGAGCTGCGTGCAGCCCAGCTGGCACGGGAGATTGAGTCCAGCCCCCAGTACCGCCTGCGGATCGCCATGGAGAATGACGATGGGCGCACCGAAGAGGAGAAGCACAGTGCGGTCCAGCGGCAGAGCTCCGGGCGCGAGAGCCCCAGCTTGGCGTCCAG GGAAGGGAAGTACATCCCTCTGCCTCAGCGCGTTCGCGAGGGGCCCCGGGGAGGAGTGCGCTGTAGCAGCGCTCGGGGTGGCCGGCCCGGCCTGAGCGCTCTGCCGCCTCGTGGCCCTCACCATCTGGACAacagcagccctggcccaggctctgAGGCACGAGGCATCAACGGAG gcccTTCCCGCATGTCCCCTAAGGCACAGCGGCCCCTGCGAGGTGCAAAGACTCTGTCCTCGCCCAGCAGCAGGCCCTCTGGGGAAGCTTCTGTCCCGTCTCCCCCTGCAG ctctcccttttctcccaggGGGCCGGATGTACCCGCCACGCTCTCCCAAGTCTGCTGCACCTGCCCCGATCTCAGCTTCCTGTCCTGAGCCTCCCATCGGTTCGGCAGTGGCAACTTCTTCAACCTCCATCCCTGTGACCTCATCTGTCGCAGATGGTGGTGTGGGTTCCATTTCCCCAGCTTCTCCAAAGATCTCACTGGCCCCTACAGATG TAAAAGAACTGTCCGCCAAGGAACCCGGCTGGACTCTGGAGCCCCAGGAACTGGCCCGGATAACTGGGAAAG TCCCTGGCCTTCAGAATGAGCAGAAACGATTTCAGCTGGAAGAACTGAGGAAGTTTGGGGCCCAGTTTAAG cttcagcccagtAGCTCCCCGGAGACCAGCCTGGATCCTTTTCCTCCTCGGATCTTAAAGGAGGAGGccaaagggaaggaaaaggaggTCGATGGTCTGTTGACCTCAGAGCCCTTGGCGTCCCCGGTCTCCTCTAAGACAGAGTCCATATCGGATAAAGAGGACAAACCACCCCTGGTACCAGCTGGAGGCACCGAGGGGCCAGAGCAGCCCCCACCACCTTGTCCCAGCCAAACTGGCAGCCCCCCAGTGGGCCTCATCAAGGGAGATGACAAGGATGAGGGCCCTGTTGCTGA ACAAGTAAAGAAATCAACGTTGAACCCTAATGCCAAGGAGTTCAATCCTACAAAGCCTCTGCTATCTGTG AACAAATCCACCAGTACCCCAACTTCTCCAGGGCCCCGGACTCACTCAACTCCCTCCATCCCGGTGCTGACAGGCCAGAGCGGGCTCTACAGCCCCCAGTATATCTCCTACATACCTCAGATTCACATGGGACCAGCTGTGCAG GCGCCCCAGATGTATCCATATCCTGTATCCAATTCAGTGCCTGGGCAGCAGGGCAAGTACCGGGGAGCAAAAG GCTCTCTGCCCCCCCAGCGCTCGGACCAGCACCAGCCAGCCTCAGCCCCGCCCATGATGCAGGCTGCCGCCGCTGCCGGCCCACCCCTGGTGGCTGCCACACCATATTCTTCCTACATCCCCTACAACCCCCAGCAGTTCCCAGGCCAGCCTGCTATGATGCAGCCCATGGCCCACTACCCCTCACAG CCCGTGTTTGCCCCCATGCTTCAAAGCAATCCACGCATGCTGACGTCGGGCAGCCACCCCCAGGCCATTGTGTCATCCTCCACCCCTCAGTACCCTTCTGCAGAGCAGCCCACCCCCCAAGCCCTTTATG CCACTGTTCACCAGTCCTATCCGCACCATGCCACGCAGCTCCACGCCCACCAGCCGCAGCCGGCAACCACGCCTACTGGGAGCCAGCCGCAGTCTCAGCATGCGGCCCCCAGTCCTGTCCAG CATCAGGCGGGGCAGGCCCCACACCTGGGCAGTGGACAGCCACAGCAGAATCTGTACCACCCAGGGGCCCTGACAGGCACGCCACCCTCTCTGCCACCGGGACCTTCTGCCCAGTCCCCTCAGAGCAGCTTCCCCCAGCCAGCCGCTGTGTATGCCATCCATCCCCACCAGCAGCTGCCCCACGGCTTCACCAACATGGCCCATGTTACCCAG GCCCATGTCCAAACTGGAATCacagcagccccgccccctcacccTGGGGCTCCCCACCCGCCCCAGGTGATGCTGCTGCACCCACCCCAGAGCCATGGGGGGCCCCCCCAAGGCGCGGTGCCCCAGAGTGGGGTGCCTGCACTCTCAGCTTCCACACCCTCACCCTACCCCTACATCGGACACCCCCAAGGTGAGCAGCCTGGCCAGGCGCCTGGATTTCCAGGAGGAGCCGATGACAGGATTC CTCCCCTTCCACCCCCCGGGGAACTGAAGATTGTCCTGGCCGCGACCTGA